In Flavobacteriales bacterium, a single genomic region encodes these proteins:
- the rsmD gene encoding 16S rRNA (guanine(966)-N(2))-methyltransferase RsmD, which translates to MRIIRGKYRNKRLIAPSNLPVRPTTDMAKEALFNILDNYVYFEDISVLDLYAGTGNISYEFASRDTQRIDAVEAHSKCVYFIRKTSTELGFEEQINAVHSKVEAFLKKTNQKYDIVFADPPYESSEYEGLYDWVMEADILNENGFLVIEHSRDTNYDDKPYFLDRRKYGNVHFSIFKKTTDQ; encoded by the coding sequence ATGAGAATTATTCGAGGAAAATATCGAAACAAAAGACTGATAGCTCCGTCAAATTTACCGGTTCGCCCTACGACAGATATGGCAAAGGAAGCTTTGTTCAATATCTTGGACAATTATGTCTATTTTGAAGACATTTCTGTACTTGATTTATACGCGGGAACAGGAAATATCAGTTATGAATTTGCCTCAAGAGACACACAGAGAATTGACGCTGTAGAAGCTCATTCAAAATGTGTCTATTTTATAAGAAAAACGAGTACAGAATTAGGTTTTGAAGAGCAAATAAATGCGGTTCACAGTAAAGTGGAAGCGTTCCTTAAAAAAACAAATCAAAAATATGACATTGTTTTTGCAGATCCACCTTATGAATCTTCAGAATATGAAGGGTTATATGACTGGGTTATGGAAGCCGATATTCTCAATGAAAATGGTTTTTTAGTTATAGAACACTCACGAGATACTAATTATGATGATAAACCCTATTTTCTGGATCGTAGAAAATATGGAAATGTACATTTTAGTATTTTCAAAAAAACGACTGATCAATAG
- a CDS encoding PorT family protein, which yields MKNIFKLILILFVGMLDTYAQNGYPAKKSVTFGIDVAVGAAGVRGVASLKPKVGILSGITIKGALKQKVYLKSGLNLAFQGFGDNVNGVNANINFGYFQVPVMIQYYLTRSVYLELGPQVGYLLFAEIGAKDYDSQDISELFDKLDISGNAGVGIKLDHEYNLFVRYSYGFSKVNKYGNGHLQNYFIMLGLTLDF from the coding sequence ATGAAGAATATATTTAAGCTAATACTCATTCTTTTTGTGGGAATGTTAGATACATACGCTCAGAATGGCTATCCAGCAAAAAAATCGGTTACATTTGGGATAGATGTAGCAGTAGGAGCAGCAGGTGTTAGAGGTGTAGCAAGTTTAAAACCTAAAGTCGGAATCTTATCAGGTATTACGATAAAAGGTGCTTTAAAACAGAAAGTGTATCTAAAGTCAGGACTCAATTTGGCTTTTCAAGGATTTGGTGACAATGTTAATGGTGTCAATGCCAATATTAATTTTGGGTATTTCCAAGTTCCTGTTATGATTCAGTATTATTTAACACGGTCTGTTTATCTTGAGTTGGGTCCACAAGTAGGGTATCTTCTTTTTGCAGAAATAGGAGCAAAGGACTACGATAGTCAAGATATCTCAGAGTTATTTGATAAATTGGATATCTCTGGAAACGCAGGTGTTGGAATAAAACTGGATCATGAATATAATTTATTTGTGCGTTATTCTTATGGTTTTTCAAAGGTGAATAAATATGGAAATGGCCATTTGCAAAATTATTTTATCATGCTGGGGTTGACTCTTGATTTTTAG
- a CDS encoding GNAT family N-acetyltransferase — translation MENHLVHWECKKFDEISTAELYQILQLRTEVFVCEQDCVYQDMDGQDQKSMHLFATKNKEIIAYARLLPYVDKYQCSAIGRVVVKDAERKNNYGRILMILAIEVIHNTFKHPSIRISAQTYLTHFYQSLGFLIEGEEYLEDNLPHIQMYLSDGK, via the coding sequence ATGGAAAATCATCTTGTGCATTGGGAATGCAAAAAATTTGATGAAATAAGCACCGCAGAATTATATCAAATCTTACAACTAAGAACCGAAGTTTTTGTATGCGAGCAAGACTGTGTCTATCAAGATATGGATGGGCAAGACCAAAAAAGCATGCATCTTTTTGCTACAAAAAACAAAGAAATTATCGCTTATGCAAGATTACTTCCTTATGTGGATAAGTATCAATGCTCAGCAATAGGAAGAGTGGTTGTTAAAGATGCTGAAAGAAAAAATAATTATGGGCGTATTTTAATGATTTTAGCTATAGAGGTTATTCACAACACTTTTAAACACCCATCCATTAGAATCAGTGCTCAAACTTATTTGACCCATTTTTATCAGTCTCTAGGATTCCTTATAGAAGGAGAAGAGTATCTTGAAGATAATCTACCACATATTCAAATGTATTTGTCAGATGGAAAGTAA
- a CDS encoding hotdog fold thioesterase — protein sequence MTATEIVNKMMENDAFSQWLGIQVEEIKPGFAKLSMTTRQEMTNGFGIIHGGISYALADSCLAFAANGHGIQSVSIETSISHTKPIKPQEKITAKALQKNLTKRIGIYEIIIQNEKEETVALFKGTVYRTGKEWE from the coding sequence ATGACAGCAACAGAAATTGTAAATAAAATGATGGAAAACGATGCTTTTAGCCAATGGCTGGGCATCCAAGTGGAAGAGATAAAACCTGGTTTTGCAAAACTTAGTATGACCACCCGTCAAGAAATGACCAACGGTTTTGGAATCATACATGGCGGAATTTCTTATGCCCTTGCCGATAGTTGCTTGGCTTTTGCTGCTAATGGTCATGGGATCCAATCTGTTTCTATTGAAACCTCCATCTCTCATACTAAACCTATTAAGCCACAAGAAAAAATTACGGCAAAAGCCCTCCAAAAAAACCTCACAAAACGCATTGGTATCTACGAAATTATCATCCAAAATGAAAAAGAAGAAACCGTTGCACTTTTTAAAGGGACTGTTTATCGTACTGGGAAGGAGTGGGAATAG
- the menA gene encoding 1,4-dihydroxy-2-naphthoate octaprenyltransferase, whose amino-acid sequence MESKIKIWLKAARLRTLPLAFATIFLGSMLAMFLGKFNWNLSLLAFLTTLFLQVLSNFANDYGDTQHGADHQDRKGPKRAVQQGLITAKEMYNAMWIFGVLSALSGLLLIHLSFPFLSWSYGIFVCLLSIAVWASITYTSGKNPYGYQAFGDLSVFIFFGVFGVALSAFIHLNYWDWSLLLPASAVGLLSTAVLNLNNMRDADSDAQAGKNTLAIILGKRNAKYYQLFLLFSPYLLTTTFVFAFTTNSWTSWLFLLTLPLIFKQAKEIVIIQELSAYDKWLKPTAITTLIFCILLGVGLNIAL is encoded by the coding sequence ATGGAAAGTAAAATAAAAATATGGCTAAAAGCTGCCCGATTAAGAACACTACCTCTTGCCTTTGCTACCATTTTTTTAGGTTCGATGCTAGCAATGTTCTTGGGGAAATTCAATTGGAATTTATCTCTTCTTGCTTTTCTAACAACGCTTTTTTTACAAGTTTTATCAAATTTTGCAAATGACTATGGCGATACCCAGCATGGAGCAGATCATCAAGACCGAAAAGGACCTAAAAGAGCCGTTCAACAGGGTTTGATTACCGCCAAAGAAATGTATAATGCAATGTGGATATTTGGAGTACTCTCTGCCCTATCAGGACTCCTATTAATTCATCTAAGCTTTCCTTTTCTATCTTGGTCTTACGGAATCTTTGTATGCCTACTTTCTATAGCCGTTTGGGCATCTATCACCTATACTTCTGGGAAAAACCCTTATGGTTATCAAGCATTTGGAGATCTTTCCGTTTTTATTTTTTTCGGAGTTTTTGGAGTTGCACTCAGCGCTTTTATCCATCTAAATTACTGGGATTGGTCCTTACTTCTTCCTGCATCTGCTGTGGGATTATTATCCACTGCTGTGCTAAACTTAAACAATATGAGAGATGCCGACTCTGATGCACAAGCTGGAAAAAATACTTTAGCAATTATTTTAGGAAAAAGAAACGCAAAGTATTATCAACTTTTCTTACTTTTTTCACCTTATTTACTCACCACTACTTTTGTTTTTGCATTTACCACGAATAGCTGGACTTCTTGGCTATTTCTACTTACATTACCACTCATATTCAAACAAGCCAAAGAGATCGTTATCATTCAAGAATTATCGGCTTATGACAAGTGGCTAAAACCCACGGCTATTACTACCCTTATTTTTTGTATCTTGCTAGGTGTTGGGCTTAATATTGCCCTATGA
- the purL gene encoding phosphoribosylformylglycinamidine synthase, translated as MLSFFKGKSQEIYALQSAQSLTKETIEKLVWLLGNAEFLNQKSLTGSYLGPRKEMISPWSTNAVEITQNMGISGIERMEIYLPFTEGMDFDPMLQVKFSELNQELFDIDIAVEKILEIEDLAAYNEQEGLALSEEEITYLESVSQKIGRKLTDSEVFGYSQINSEHCRHKIFNGTFIIDGKEQESTLFSMIRKTSKETPDNLVSAYKDNVAFVEGMEVTQFAPKTGDKADFYQKTDYDSVLSLKAETHNFPTTVEPFNGAATGSGGEIRDRMAGGKGSIPLAGTAVYMTSYPRLENGRDLSGGMDARPWLYQTPLDILVKASNGASDFGNKFGQPLIAGSVLTFEHEEGKKFGFDKVIMLAGGIGIAKKKDALKETPEKGDKIVVMGGDNYRIGMGGSAVSSVDTGEFAGQIELNAIQRSNPEMQKRVANAIRTMSECAENPIVSIHDHGAGGHLNCLSELVEETGGKIDLAKLPVGDKTLSAKEIIGNESQERMGLILKAEDVEQMRKISERERAPFYVVGEITDDHRFSVVSSENGEAPIELGLEDFFGNSPKTILEDQEEKANFKELDYQLENLEAHISNVLQLEAVACKDWLTNKVDRCVSGRVAQQQNVGELHIPLSNVGVMTQDYEGKAGIATSIGHAPISALIDPVAGSRNSIAEALTNIVWAPIKDGLKGVSLSANWMWPAKNEGENARLYNAVEGVSDFACQLGINIPTGKDSLSMTQKYADEKVYSPGTVIISGIGNCTDIKKVVTPNLKPSQNDHLIYIDFSKDTFKLGGSSFAQTLNTIGKGTPTIQDASYFKNAFNFIQDLVDDQIILAGHDISAGGMITALLEMCFPQNGRGLNIDLSTIKEEDLMKILFAENAGILLQIEDLYTFEEKAKQAGIDFINLGNSNEEAKINVNFQGNLYNFDVNKYRDIWFKTSYLLDRKQSGEEKAKERFENYKNHELKFNLPTGFDGKLPELAGKKKIKAAIIREKGSNSEREMAHAMHLAGFEVKDIHTTDLMSGREDLSDVHFIAAVGGFSNSDVLGSAKGWAGVFKYNENAKKALENFVKREDTLSLGVCNGCQLFMELDLVYPEMENHPKMHHNDSHKFESGFVSVDIPENNSVMLSSLEGTSMGIWVAHGEGKFVFDNKEEINIVSNYTYSTYPANPNGSEENAMAVASKDGRILAMMPHLERSIFPWNWAHYPNATDEVSPWIRAFENAHDWIAKK; from the coding sequence ATGCTGTCATTTTTTAAAGGAAAATCTCAAGAAATTTATGCACTTCAAAGTGCCCAATCCCTTACGAAGGAAACGATTGAAAAACTCGTTTGGCTCTTAGGAAATGCTGAGTTTTTGAACCAAAAATCGCTCACGGGAAGCTATTTGGGACCTAGAAAAGAGATGATTTCGCCATGGAGCACCAATGCTGTGGAAATCACTCAAAATATGGGTATTTCGGGAATCGAAAGAATGGAAATTTATCTTCCTTTTACGGAAGGTATGGATTTTGATCCCATGTTGCAAGTCAAATTTTCTGAACTCAATCAAGAATTATTTGATATTGATATTGCTGTAGAAAAAATCTTAGAAATCGAAGATTTAGCAGCTTATAATGAACAAGAAGGATTGGCTCTTTCTGAGGAAGAAATAACTTATTTGGAAAGCGTTTCTCAAAAAATAGGACGAAAACTGACAGATTCTGAAGTTTTTGGATATTCGCAAATCAACTCAGAACACTGTCGTCATAAGATTTTCAATGGTACTTTTATTATTGATGGAAAAGAGCAAGAAAGCACGCTTTTTTCTATGATTAGAAAAACCTCCAAAGAAACACCCGATAATTTGGTTTCTGCTTATAAAGACAATGTGGCCTTCGTTGAAGGAATGGAAGTAACACAATTTGCCCCAAAAACAGGTGACAAAGCAGATTTTTATCAAAAAACAGACTATGATTCGGTACTTTCTCTAAAAGCCGAAACGCATAATTTCCCTACTACTGTTGAACCCTTTAATGGTGCTGCCACAGGTTCTGGAGGAGAAATCAGAGACCGTATGGCAGGTGGAAAAGGAAGTATTCCTTTGGCAGGTACAGCCGTATATATGACTTCTTATCCAAGACTAGAAAATGGTCGTGATCTTTCGGGTGGAATGGATGCCAGACCTTGGCTTTACCAAACACCTTTGGATATTTTAGTAAAAGCTTCTAACGGAGCTTCAGATTTTGGAAACAAATTCGGACAGCCACTTATCGCCGGTTCTGTACTAACCTTTGAACACGAAGAAGGAAAGAAATTCGGTTTTGATAAAGTAATCATGCTTGCAGGTGGAATAGGAATCGCTAAAAAGAAAGATGCCTTAAAAGAAACTCCCGAAAAAGGAGACAAAATAGTAGTGATGGGTGGTGATAACTACCGTATCGGAATGGGTGGATCTGCTGTTTCCTCTGTAGATACAGGAGAATTTGCAGGGCAAATAGAACTCAACGCCATCCAAAGATCCAACCCAGAAATGCAAAAAAGGGTAGCCAATGCCATTCGTACCATGTCTGAATGTGCTGAAAACCCTATTGTTTCTATTCACGATCATGGTGCTGGAGGACATTTGAACTGTCTTTCGGAATTAGTGGAAGAAACTGGTGGAAAAATTGACTTAGCAAAACTCCCTGTGGGAGATAAAACACTATCGGCAAAAGAGATTATCGGAAACGAATCTCAAGAAAGAATGGGACTGATCCTAAAAGCCGAAGATGTTGAGCAAATGAGAAAAATATCGGAAAGAGAGCGAGCTCCTTTCTATGTGGTTGGTGAAATTACAGATGATCACCGATTCTCTGTAGTTTCTTCAGAAAATGGAGAGGCACCTATTGAATTAGGTTTAGAAGATTTCTTTGGAAATTCTCCAAAAACCATTCTTGAAGATCAAGAAGAAAAAGCGAACTTTAAAGAATTAGATTATCAATTAGAAAACCTTGAAGCGCACATTTCTAATGTTTTACAACTAGAAGCCGTAGCGTGTAAAGATTGGCTTACCAACAAAGTAGATCGTTGTGTAAGCGGACGTGTTGCTCAACAACAGAATGTAGGTGAACTGCATATTCCATTGAGTAATGTAGGGGTTATGACACAAGATTATGAAGGAAAAGCTGGAATTGCCACTTCTATCGGTCATGCACCTATTAGTGCTTTGATTGATCCTGTAGCAGGATCTCGAAATTCCATTGCCGAAGCTTTAACCAATATCGTTTGGGCTCCCATAAAAGATGGTTTAAAAGGTGTTTCGCTTTCTGCAAACTGGATGTGGCCTGCCAAAAACGAAGGGGAAAATGCCCGATTATACAATGCTGTAGAAGGTGTGTCGGATTTTGCTTGTCAGTTGGGAATAAATATTCCAACAGGAAAAGATTCTCTTTCAATGACACAAAAATATGCCGACGAAAAAGTCTATTCTCCAGGTACGGTAATCATTTCAGGAATTGGGAACTGTACAGATATCAAAAAAGTGGTTACTCCAAACCTTAAACCGAGTCAAAACGATCATTTGATCTATATCGATTTCTCAAAAGATACTTTTAAACTTGGGGGTTCTTCTTTTGCCCAAACTCTAAATACTATTGGGAAAGGAACGCCAACGATTCAAGATGCAAGCTATTTTAAAAACGCCTTCAACTTTATCCAAGACTTGGTAGATGACCAAATTATCTTGGCAGGACACGATATTTCTGCAGGTGGAATGATCACTGCATTACTAGAAATGTGTTTCCCACAAAATGGAAGAGGATTGAATATTGATCTTTCTACCATAAAAGAAGAAGATTTAATGAAAATTCTCTTTGCAGAAAATGCAGGAATTTTATTACAAATAGAAGATCTTTATACCTTTGAAGAAAAAGCAAAACAAGCGGGAATTGATTTTATCAACTTAGGAAACTCCAATGAAGAAGCAAAAATCAATGTAAATTTTCAAGGGAATCTCTATAATTTTGATGTAAACAAATACCGTGATATTTGGTTCAAAACTTCTTATCTATTAGATAGAAAACAAAGTGGTGAAGAAAAAGCCAAAGAACGTTTTGAGAACTATAAAAATCATGAATTGAAATTCAATCTCCCAACTGGTTTTGATGGAAAACTTCCAGAACTAGCAGGTAAAAAGAAAATCAAAGCGGCGATTATCCGAGAAAAAGGATCGAACTCAGAAAGAGAAATGGCTCATGCTATGCATTTAGCAGGGTTTGAGGTAAAGGATATCCATACCACAGACTTGATGTCGGGTAGAGAAGATTTATCGGATGTCCATTTTATTGCGGCTGTTGGAGGATTCTCAAATTCCGATGTTTTAGGTTCTGCAAAAGGATGGGCTGGTGTGTTTAAATACAACGAAAATGCTAAAAAAGCTTTAGAAAACTTCGTAAAAAGAGAAGACACACTTAGTTTAGGAGTTTGTAATGGTTGTCAGTTATTTATGGAACTCGATTTGGTGTATCCAGAAATGGAAAATCATCCAAAAATGCACCATAATGATTCACACAAATTTGAATCGGGATTTGTATCCGTAGATATTCCTGAAAATAACTCAGTGATGCTTTCTTCCCTTGAAGGAACTTCTATGGGAATTTGGGTAGCACACGGTGAAGGTAAATTTGTGTTTGATAATAAAGAGGAAATAAATATAGTTTCCAATTATACTTATTCTACTTATCCTGCAAACCCAAATGGTTCTGAAGAAAATGCGATGGCAGTAGCCTCCAAAGATGGTAGAATATTGGCAATGATGCCACATTTAGAACGTTC
- a CDS encoding OmpA family protein: MKKRTLVGAALLLASFSVNAQDTRHGFFDDWSIGLSLNNYIMRGDVNGLHSIDHTVNGAEVDYLFEDAFNLGFGARLAKQLSPVFDLGLEYNGAKSNGVGLYDNGSKVVSSEVEFSNLNLTSRFSLTRLAEHQGRQPKVNFYLEAGLGRFWRTAEVYRGLKDGDDRLESNTEKIEEEGIWTVPVGLGIEFKLGRRVALGLSSKAQLMRYDKFDGLAGANDFLINNSLWLNFDLASKNGHKWNNSFASMNEGILKNKEDIAKLNSNMNNLNDRVGKVESALSNKVDKKAWKDSDGDGVHNDDDKEANTPKGTLVNFQGISIEKVLGNKGNAKPAFTPVYFSSGRHNVKRDQQYALANIALHLQNNPSQKVTLVGYADKRGSSQVNMEISRKRTESVKKQLVNLYGIDASRISTENKGESILLSKLDRVNRRVDFVLR; this comes from the coding sequence ATGAAAAAGAGAACACTAGTTGGAGCAGCTTTATTGTTAGCTTCATTTTCAGTAAACGCTCAGGATACGAGACATGGTTTTTTTGATGATTGGTCTATTGGACTTTCATTAAACAACTACATCATGCGTGGAGATGTTAATGGATTACATTCTATTGACCACACCGTAAATGGAGCAGAAGTAGATTACCTTTTCGAAGATGCTTTCAATCTTGGATTTGGTGCACGTTTAGCAAAACAACTTTCACCAGTATTTGATCTTGGTCTTGAGTATAACGGAGCAAAATCAAACGGAGTTGGACTTTATGACAATGGTTCTAAAGTAGTTTCTTCTGAAGTAGAATTTTCAAACTTAAATCTTACTTCACGCTTTAGCTTAACACGCTTAGCAGAGCACCAAGGAAGACAACCTAAAGTAAACTTCTACTTAGAGGCTGGACTTGGACGTTTTTGGAGAACTGCTGAAGTTTATCGTGGACTAAAAGATGGAGACGATAGATTAGAATCAAATACAGAAAAAATCGAAGAAGAAGGAATTTGGACAGTTCCTGTAGGTCTTGGAATCGAATTCAAGTTGGGAAGAAGAGTAGCTTTAGGACTTTCTTCAAAAGCTCAATTGATGAGATACGATAAATTTGACGGACTTGCTGGAGCAAATGATTTCTTGATCAACAATAGCCTTTGGTTAAACTTTGATCTTGCTTCTAAAAACGGACACAAGTGGAACAACTCTTTCGCTTCTATGAACGAAGGAATCCTTAAAAACAAAGAAGATATTGCTAAACTAAACAGCAATATGAACAACTTGAATGACCGAGTAGGAAAAGTTGAATCAGCGTTATCAAACAAGGTTGATAAAAAAGCTTGGAAAGATAGTGATGGTGACGGAGTTCACAATGACGATGATAAAGAAGCAAACACACCAAAAGGAACTTTGGTAAACTTCCAAGGAATCTCAATTGAGAAAGTATTAGGAAACAAAGGAAATGCAAAACCTGCATTTACTCCAGTTTACTTTAGCTCTGGAAGACATAATGTAAAAAGAGATCAACAATATGCTCTTGCAAACATTGCACTTCACCTTCAAAACAACCCAAGCCAAAAGGTTACTTTGGTAGGTTATGCTGATAAAAGAGGATCTAGCCAAGTAAATATGGAGATCTCAAGAAAGAGAACCGAATCTGTTAAGAAGCAATTAGTTAACCTTTATGGTATCGATGCTTCAAGAATCTCTACAGAGAACAAAGGAGAGTCAATTCTTCTATCTAAACTTGATAGAGTGAACAGAAGAGTAGATTTCGTATTGAGATAA
- a CDS encoding DUF805 domain-containing protein, with the protein MEWYLKVVKDNYANFQGRARRKEYWMFILFNFLISVGLSIIENILGLASSTGTGMISSLYSIAVLVPSIAVAIRRLHDTGKSGWNLLWFLLPVIGWIILIVYYVKEGDQGSNEYGADPKGNEIDEIGR; encoded by the coding sequence ATGGAGTGGTATTTAAAAGTCGTAAAAGATAATTATGCAAATTTTCAAGGAAGAGCAAGAAGAAAAGAATATTGGATGTTTATTCTTTTTAATTTTCTTATTTCAGTAGGACTTTCTATCATTGAAAACATTCTTGGATTAGCAAGCTCTACAGGAACAGGAATGATTTCTTCACTGTATTCTATTGCGGTGTTGGTTCCTAGTATTGCAGTTGCCATAAGAAGGTTACACGATACAGGAAAAAGTGGATGGAACCTACTTTGGTTTTTACTTCCTGTCATTGGATGGATCATTCTTATTGTATACTACGTAAAAGAAGGAGATCAAGGATCAAACGAATACGGAGCAGATCCAAAAGGAAATGAAATTGACGAAATAGGACGTTAA
- a CDS encoding FkbM family methyltransferase translates to MIKFSTKTNFRIVAFTQFFIVKIGRFFSKTPYHLSCKRQGIKWTLDLNEVIDFMIYFMGSFDKESINQSKKNIKPTDVILDIGANMGSYALPLSKNLNGQGKIYAFEPSEHIFKKLQKNIDNNPHLKSKIVPIQAFIQDFSMETPKEVYASWNMENKIERHEKHQGVITPTSKAISMSIDQFVEKEQLKQLNFIKIDVDGYEKQVLWGAQKTLENWKPKIFLELCPYILEEHHTSVEELLTFLQNFGYEFHSSNLKKKFENIQQIEKQIPKMGTINIFALSK, encoded by the coding sequence ATGATTAAGTTTTCTACAAAAACCAATTTTCGAATTGTGGCGTTCACCCAATTTTTTATTGTAAAAATTGGGCGTTTTTTCTCTAAAACACCTTACCACCTTAGCTGCAAACGACAAGGAATTAAGTGGACACTAGACCTCAACGAGGTAATTGATTTTATGATCTATTTTATGGGTTCTTTTGATAAAGAAAGTATCAATCAATCTAAAAAAAACATCAAGCCTACAGATGTCATTTTGGATATTGGTGCCAATATGGGTTCTTATGCCTTACCTCTTTCTAAAAACCTTAACGGACAAGGTAAAATATACGCTTTTGAACCTAGTGAACATATTTTTAAAAAACTGCAAAAAAATATCGATAATAATCCACATTTAAAATCGAAAATAGTTCCAATTCAAGCTTTCATTCAAGATTTTTCTATGGAGACACCAAAAGAAGTGTATGCCTCATGGAATATGGAAAACAAAATTGAAAGACACGAAAAACATCAAGGAGTGATAACTCCCACTTCAAAAGCTATCTCCATGAGTATCGATCAATTTGTGGAAAAAGAACAACTAAAACAATTAAACTTTATCAAAATTGATGTGGATGGTTATGAAAAACAAGTTCTTTGGGGCGCTCAAAAAACTCTAGAAAATTGGAAACCAAAAATATTTTTGGAACTCTGTCCATATATTCTAGAAGAGCATCATACTTCCGTAGAAGAGCTATTAACTTTTCTTCAAAACTTTGGATATGAATTTCATTCTAGCAATCTCAAAAAGAAATTCGAAAACATTCAACAAATAGAAAAGCAAATTCCTAAAATGGGGACCATCAATATTTTTGCTTTGAGTAAATAA
- a CDS encoding DnaJ domain-containing protein, with the protein MTKKECLQELQIKEGASEKEIKKAYRKLAMIWHPDRNASADAQERFMKINEAYDRLLSNDFKEINWEQIITETPREAEINKRRRFAREQIRRKKEAYRNSKEYKLELAYGVLADNFITVIMVLLAIVTAPLIFPPIVIGYLLHRDYKEDKSGFFNFKAMYAAYRFLAQETHFEYITFGIFNLFLSLWMIPRAFLPFYLLASLFIIPPLISLFFWWKKKSQWMFISSMLIPFGFNSILLLNYLFATPTIEEHHHYNNNSVLLEFHDRKYQDQPHIRFYFKETGSFSHIAWTRYEGPFGWDVLKDVWLYR; encoded by the coding sequence ATGACAAAAAAAGAATGTCTTCAAGAACTCCAAATAAAAGAAGGAGCCAGCGAAAAAGAAATTAAAAAAGCTTATAGAAAATTAGCCATGATTTGGCATCCTGATAGAAATGCTAGTGCGGATGCTCAAGAACGTTTTATGAAAATAAACGAGGCTTATGATAGACTTTTAAGCAATGATTTTAAAGAAATCAATTGGGAGCAAATAATAACCGAAACTCCCAGAGAAGCTGAAATAAACAAAAGAAGACGCTTCGCAAGAGAGCAAATACGAAGAAAAAAAGAAGCTTATCGTAATTCTAAAGAATATAAACTAGAACTTGCTTATGGAGTTCTTGCAGATAATTTTATTACTGTTATCATGGTTCTCTTAGCTATTGTAACAGCACCGCTCATCTTCCCTCCCATAGTCATTGGATACCTCTTACACAGAGATTACAAAGAAGATAAAAGTGGTTTTTTTAATTTCAAAGCCATGTACGCTGCTTATCGTTTCCTTGCACAAGAAACTCATTTTGAATACATCACTTTTGGTATTTTTAATCTCTTTTTATCTTTATGGATGATTCCAAGAGCATTCCTACCTTTTTATTTACTCGCCAGTCTTTTTATCATTCCTCCTTTAATTTCTTTATTTTTTTGGTGGAAAAAGAAATCTCAATGGATGTTTATTAGTTCCATGCTTATTCCTTTTGGGTTTAACTCCATTTTACTACTCAATTATCTTTTTGCCACACCCACAATAGAAGAACATCATCACTATAACAATAATTCTGTTTTATTAGAATTTCATGATAGAAAATATCAAGATCAACCCCATATTCGTTTTTACTTTAAAGAAACAGGATCTTTTAGCCATATTGCTTGGACACGCTACGAGGGACCCTTTGGCTGGGATGTCTTAAAAGATGTTTGGTTATATCGTTAA
- a CDS encoding DUF5684 domain-containing protein — protein MASIGILVFIILYFGFIAFFLFVQYRIYQKMGRKGWEGIIPIYSLVVLLELIKKPTYWVAFMFIPLVNIYFAVVIINEQMKGFGKDSTWTVLYFFFSPIVAPIIAFSNDIQWIGFEEDRIEEIDQIGQ, from the coding sequence ATGGCAAGTATAGGAATACTGGTATTCATCATTTTGTACTTTGGCTTCATAGCCTTTTTTCTTTTTGTACAGTATCGCATCTACCAAAAAATGGGTAGAAAAGGATGGGAAGGTATTATTCCCATTTATAGTTTGGTTGTCCTTTTAGAGCTTATAAAAAAGCCCACTTATTGGGTTGCCTTTATGTTTATTCCCTTAGTGAATATTTATTTTGCAGTTGTAATCATCAACGAGCAAATGAAAGGTTTTGGAAAAGACAGCACTTGGACGGTACTTTATTTCTTTTTCAGTCCAATTGTGGCTCCAATTATCGCTTTTAGCAATGATATTCAATGGATCGGGTTTGAAGAAGATCGTATTGAAGAGATTGACCAGATTGGACAATAA